The Trichoderma atroviride chromosome 5, complete sequence genome contains a region encoding:
- a CDS encoding uncharacterized protein (EggNog:ENOG41) has protein sequence MSISDLSKECQELFNRRLVSAASAPKERTAIENHLFRFNLWVKFYAAPYDKRDSLDCRLRKAMVPRSLMLDLLRDLLEALNSDSSIIAPTSQASAIDGSPQSVGDASSNENPETVGDIMIHLLRYTRAIHRSGIMRSLVEVPNHFEYDEKTGENITVKSISSKKAALESTEPAPQASSYSAHSCDNTQRALQANWIRTHGTRTAPPVQTATAVDSNQLPRMNTILEQKTAENMAANLPRRPKVPVGQTEFECPYCFVVCPVEEYTKENWPRHIIKDLAPFICVQESCPTPDTMYESHEDWISHMETKHAPRGWACYDESHDSVQYFEDEQSFRRHAIEHHGGDMTEDELTNLTKECECLLPFQPFKSCPFCNEYTDDASITLDEHITLHLLYLSQVSIPGDFLEMRSVEFESEEEILSSGACLEGSKLSQKNKPDSVSSVRTPKRGTSASSSINNPKLLKTNEDATLTELVSLAKKREGKNQYHTPIEAVGEPSADDSSVVGLEMASCMHNCSVSPNMGLSDDIIEPPTIEHTPGEPDIWDRLQVRESLQAQ, from the exons atgtccatctcaGACCTGTCAAAGGAGTGCCAGGAGCTCTTCAATAGGCGTCTTGTTTCCGCTGCATCCGCTCCCAAAGAACGGACAGCAATAGAGAACCACCTCTTTAGATTCAATCTATGGGTGAAGTTCTATGCTGCTCCCTACGATAAGCGAGACTCGCTGGACTGCCGCTTGAGGAAGGCCATGGTACCACGTTCTCTGATGCTAGATTTACTCAGAGACCTCCTCGAAGCCCTCAACA GCGACTCTAGCATAATTGCGCCAACCAGCCAGGCTAGTGCTATTGATGGGAGCCCACAAAGTGTGGGAGATGCTTCTAGCAATGAGAACCCAGAAACTGTTGGGGATATCATGATCCATCTACTTCGGTATACCCGGGCGATTCATCGATCTGGTATCATGCGGAGTCTTGTAGAAGTTCCCAACCATTTCGAATACGATGAGAAAACCGGAGAGAATATCACAGTAAA ATCTATATCGAGCAAGAAAGCCGCCTTGGAGTCGACTGAACCAGCTCCCCAGGCATCGTCCTACAGTGCTCATAGCTGTGACAATACCCAGAGAGCTTTGCAGGCAAACTGGATACGAACTCATGGAACACGAACTGCTCCTCCTGTCCAGACTGCCACTGCTGTGGATAGTAACCAGCTACCGCGGATGAATACAATTCTGGAACAGAAAACCGCTGAAAACATGGCAGCAAATCTCCCGCGCCGCCCCAAAGTGCCTGTCGGCCAAACTGAATTCGAGTGCCCTTACTGCTTCGTTGTGTGCCCTGTAGAAGAATACACGAAAGAGAATTGGCC CCGGCACATCATCAAAGACCTCGCACCATTCATATGCGTCCAAGAGTCATGTCCTACGCCAGACACGATGTATGAATCGCACGAAGATTGGATTTCGCACATGGAGACGAAGCACGCACCCCGGGGATGGGCATGCTACGATGAAAGCCACGATTCAGTACAGTACTTTGAAGACGAACAAAGCTTCAGACGTCACGCAATCGAGCATCATGGCGGCGATATGACTGAGGACGAGTTGACGAATCTCACAAAAGAATGCGAGTGTCTCCTGCCTTTCCAGCCGTTTAAGAGTTGCCCATTTTGTAACGAATATACGGATGACGCATCTATAACTCTCGATGAGCACATCACTCTGCACCTCTTATACCTGTCCCAAGTGTCAATTCCAGGGGACTTTTTGGAAATGCGGAGTGTCGAATTTGAATCAGAGGAGGAGATTTTGAGCAGTGGTGCTTGTTTGGAGGGCAGCAAACTCTCGCAGAAGAACAAACCCGATTCCGTTTCCAGCGTTCGGACTCCAAAGAGAGGAACAAGTGCGTCATCATCAATCAACAACCCTAAGCTCCTTAAAACGAATGAAGATGCAACTTTGACGGAACTTGTATCCCTGGctaagaagagagagggtAAGAATCAATATCACACTCCTATAGAAGCTGTTGGCGAACCCAGTGCCGATGACTCATCCGTAGTTGGTCTGGAGATGGCTTCGTGTATGCACAATTGCTCCGTTTCGCCTAATATGGGGCTATCCGACGATATCATCGAACCTCCTACCATCGAACATACACCTGGCGAGCCCGATATATGGGACAGGTTACAGGTCCGAGAGAGCCTTCAAGCCCAGTGA
- a CDS encoding uncharacterized protein (EggNog:ENOG41), giving the protein MASVKKAEEIVRRLTRKYGYLNEEMMSDIEKWKPEYRREIDENWLAMENTAAHSIKTLAKQIYGSGARFVFELLQNAEDNNFSKTTEDPYISFEVYENRIVVECNEDGFTERDLVAICAVGQSTKSTSYGYIGAKGIGFKSVFIAAWKVHIQSGNFSFEFRHKRDDPGLGMVRPIWIPTNEKLKGPLTRMTLYFHDEGDKDELQRLKSIIFKQLDDLQQTSLLFLKKLQRIKMVFYDKSNRVEKSKEFLKRQVDKYRVALDTDSAKDNETRKESQIYHITTLTAHGLARSDNRDLPNTDDTQTISTSAEVVLAFPLTAEFKPIVNTKKKQEIFAFLPVRESDYKFLIHSDFDTSANRQDIITTSTRNENLLDWIAKAFLTAIKQFCEHSSLCYEWPLFLPNTEGALDTFWAELNIKIRRIVTTSPTLKSRHRRDPRVITDISILTKDATYEGGVPLFDDPDKDPFLSPKYSKPVRSVLKGYGLKNISPNAILEMLESDLRNPNSKMHGKKTDGAWYSAVASLLCSWFDRNYSFLNRLRQLPLIPLRDGKWISAALGPIYFPMTKNIPIPERLDIRVLPVERIFDDEWNRLFVQLGVLEADIVAVRASILRAYMSPNNGLLGSDHLTFFALLISHTPAWDIDRNRACI; this is encoded by the exons ATGGCTTCAGTaaaaaaggcagaagagaTTGTACGCCGCCTAACTAGGAAGTATGGGTACTTGAACGAAGAAATGATGAGTGATATCGAAAAATGGAAGCCAGAATACCGTCGCGAAATAGATGAAAATTGGCTTGCGATGGAGAATACCGCGGCGCACTCTATCAAAAC CCTGGCCAAGCAGATTTATGGCAGTGGCGCTCGTTTTGTGTTTGAACTCCTTCAAAACGCGGAAGATAATAACTTTTCCAAAACCACTGAAGATCCCTACATCTCATTCGAGGTCTATGAAAACCGGATTGTTGTGGAATGtaatgaagatggctttACCGAGCGGGACTTGGTGGCTATTTGTGCAGTTGGGCAGAGCACCAAATCCACTTCTTATGGCTACATTGGTGCAAAGGGCATCGGTTTCAAGTCTGTTTTTATCGCTGCTTGGAAGGTACACATCCAGTCTGGGAATTTCTCATTCGAATTCAGACATAAACGAGATGATCCTGGACTGGGTATGGTCAGGCCCATTTGGATACCAACTAATGAAAAGCTGAAGGGGCCATTGACACGCATGACTCTTTATTTTCATGACGAAGGAGACAAAGACGAACTTCAGCGCCTCAAATCAATCATCTTCAAACAGCTAGACGACTTGCAACAAACATCCCTACTTTTCTTAAAGAAGCTTCAGAGAATAAAGATGGTGTTTTACGACAAAAGTAACAGAGTTGAGAAATCGAAAGAGTTCCTGAAGCGCCAGGTCGATAAATATCGAGTAGCTTTGGACACAGACTCCGCCAAAGACAATgagacaaggaaagaaagccAAATATATCACATCACGACATTGACAGCACACGGACTAGCAAGAAGCGATAACCGCGACCTGCCTAATACGGATGATACTCAAACTATCTCGACCTCTGCTGAGGTCGTTCTAGCATTCCCTCTCACTGCAGAATTCAAGCCAATTGTtaatacaaagaaaaaacaagaaatatTTGCATTTCTGCCGGTGAGAGAGTCGGATTACAAG TTTCTCATTCACTCCGATTTCGATACCAGTGCCAATCGCCaagacatcatcaccactTCCACAAGAAATGAAAATCTCCTTGATTGGATAGCAAAGGCATTCCTTACCGCCATCAAACAGTTTTGCGAACACTCCTCTTTATGCTATGAATGGCCTCTGTTTCTTCCAAACACTGAAGGTGCATTGGATACGTTTTGGGCCGagctaaatattaaaatccGAAGAATTGTCACGACGAGTCCTACACTCAAGTCACGCCATCGGAGGGACCCGCGAGTCATCACCGACATCTCGATTCTTACTAAAGATGCGACATATGAGGGAGGTGTGCCATTATTTGACGACCCGGACAAGGACCCGTTTCTTTCACCAAAGTATTCCAAGCCAGTAAGGAGTGTTCTAAAGGGTTATGGACTAAAGAACATTTCACCAAACGCCATCTTGGAAATGCTAGAAAGTGATTTACGCAATCCTAACTCTAAAATGCATGGAAAAAAGACGGACGGGGCCTGGTATTCAGCTGTGGCTAGTCTCCTTTGTTCGTGGTTTGATCGCAATTATTCTTTTCTCAATCGATTAAGACAATTGCCTCTGATTCCCTTACGAGATGGGAAGTGGATCTCCGCGGCGCTGGGTCCGATATACTTCCCAATGACAAAAAACATCCCCATCCCTGAACGATTGGATATTAGGGTTCTACCAGTTGAAAGAATATTTGACGACGAGTGGAACAGACTATTTGTTCAACTGGGTGTTTTAGAGGCGGACATAGTTGCAGTTAGGGCATCAATACTGAGGGCATATATGTCGCCAAACAACGGTTTGCTCGGATCAGATCATTTGACTTTTTTTGCGCTACTTATATCGCACACACCAGCCTGGGATATCGACCGAAACAGAGCTTGCATTTAA
- a CDS encoding uncharacterized protein (EggNog:ENOG41), with amino-acid sequence MESIPKKPDPSFPSWEKWLFDFVGIRERLRLVDASGGSLSEALTYVHKHHPEEFLGLLNYLWQHEDSKTKRSEILRRNIKALSAKELCGVSYAISFGDTWLPFEGLRDHASLYMEFPQHFPFLKIDNTDSDDKFGVEWSFFADHFGVNKDDNLGFYLTILHYIQKSQPKAASVSTLQSHKIFNLYAAIYSILKLSRNQDKDQRTIKDFFAEGRIFVPNGKSSCWTSSSNCLWRAPQDMLSKYSLKSFYSRIIDDDQLEDIERLFHKIVEIPSASCSDIATELEESKAAGCDGDDFPRIDQLYRYLRGLKLPVTRVREVFATKELIFAKSHGEWRWCSISDCLWSSKVEIRGKAILDSHYESLKDFFVGKLGVTSLTIQMLYDELIQPSPQKDHNDLKDAILSFSSLLQTEPTLLDPRPILDVDNFPVRYCNGEVALRSAKVDFAIPDRDPLRNVFQDKIAMLDFNLEDIRRLKPFFEWTKLEERYLSNCVVEGTSVSKIGRPILMEQRDLKRKAYYILRIAATFGSPRYQADSSEFYQLLRAIKTMETARISSTLTVSQNNQNFCIEDVTGKVHMEHTPSGLTIFVPRGKKDQGICFSSVLPRKFAEWLMQDSTTQRIGKVESEMVNILTAVFAYDRSVLSETCDRHGIFQIEILNEDTEDDDEDTEDDEEEDEDYEEDTEDEDTEDEEEDDHDEEEDDNSGLEQQQGRRTRSPDTPGSDSETLVETVFRQRHLSSQPPPDGQGQEDIPSHRQSSIAHSRLPSTPGPSLMLAENRENLASAGASADTQYGVLLERVVTAAQSAVFPSQGSFDMSDLRNNLPSQLRDNTFESFDGLEIVTRFRSENQLERDKKVGAAGELFVFELLSTLELPRWSNENWQSTIRGYVRAHPSYRNLASWRGRETADLVYHDTEGQFTNTLIGCGYLNHDEWHNSRPKYYIEVKTTTGPRETPFYMSNSQYERMRRTHTTPNRSEIYMILRVFWLNSDNIGMCVYFDPEQLRQDGRLLFTAQTWSVTPNAESEE; translated from the exons ATGGAAAGTATCCCAAAGAAACCTGATCCAAGCTTTCCATCTTGGGAAAAATGGCTGTTCGACTTTGTGGGCATACGAGAGCGGTTACGGCTTGTTGATGCTAGTGGAGGGTCTTTATCAGAAGCTCTAACTTATGTTCACAAACACCATCCAGAAGAATTCCTCGGACTGTTGAATTATCTCTGGCAACATGAGGATTCCAAAACCAAGAGGAGCGAGATTCTACGGCGAAACATCAAAGCTCTGTCTGCGAAAGAACTTTGCGGAGTGAGCTACGCTATCTCCTTTGGGGATACATGGCTCCCATTTGAGGGCCTTCGCGACCATGCATCACTATATATGGAGTTTCCACAGCATTTTCCATTTCTCAAGATCGATAACACCGATTCAGATGATAAATTCGGTGTTGAATGGAGCTTTTTTGCGGACCATTTCGGGGTCAACAAGGATGACAACTTGGGTTTCTACTTGACCATACTGCATTATATTCAGAAATCACAACCGAAAGCAGCAAGTGTGTCAACTCTGCAGAGCCATAAGATATTTAACTTATACGCTGCTATTTATTCGATACTCAAATTGTCCAGAAACCAAGACAAGGATCAACGCACGATTAA AGATTTCTTCGCAGAAGGCAGAATATTTGTACCAAACGGCAAAAGCTCTTGCTGGACATCGTCTTCTAATTGCCTGTGGCGCGCCCCCCAAGACATGTTATCAAAATATTCTCTCAAAAGCTTTTACTCGAGAATCATAGATGACGACCAGCTGGAAGATATAGAGCGCCTCTTTCATAAAATTGTTGAAATCCCTTCCGCCTCCTGTTCCGACATTGCGACCGAGTTAGAAGAGTCAAAGGCCGCAGGCTGTGACGGCGACGACTTTCCACGAATTGATCAGCTGTACAGGTATTTGAGAGGACTTAAGCTTCCAGTGACTAGGGTTAG AGAGGTATTTGCAACGAAAGAACTCATATTTGCTAAGAGTCACGGCGAATGGAGATGGTGCAGCATCTCCGATTGCCTGTGGTCTAGTAAGGTCGAAATTAGGGGGAAAGCCATACTAGATTCGCACTACGAATCCCTCAAAGACTTTTTCGTTGGAAAGCTGGGGGTCACATCGCTCACCATCCAAATGCTTTATGATGAATTGATACAGCCCTCCCCACAGAAGGACCATAATGATCTGAAAGACGCCATCTTGTCTTTTAGTAGTCTACTCCAAACCGAGCCGACTTTATTAGATCCGCGACCAATTCTGGATGTTGATAATTTTCCCGTAAGATATTGCAATGGAGAAGTCGCCCTACGATCAGCAAAGGTGGATTTTGCTATTCCGGACAGGGACCCTTTACGCAATGTGTTTCAAGACAAGATTGCGATGCTAGATTTCAACTTGGAAGATATTCGTCGGTTGAAACCATTTTTTGAGTGGACAAAGCTTGAGGAGAGATACCTATCCAACTGCGTTGTAGAGGGAACCTCTGTGTCTAAGATTGGACGGCCAATCTTGATGGAGCAGAGAGATCTGAAGCGCAAAGCTTACTATATTCTCCG CATTGCGGCTACCTTTGGCAGTCCCCGTTATCAGGCAGACTCCTCTGAGTTTTACCAGCTTTTACGAGCCATCAAGACCATGGAGACAGCTCGTATATCCTCTACTCTGACTGTGTCTCAGAATAACCAGAACTTTTGCATCGAAGACGTTACTGGAAAAGTGCACATGGAGCACACTCCGTCCGGACTCACAATCTTTGTGCCccgagggaaaaaagaccAGGGCATCTGCTTTAGCTCTGTACTGCCAAGAAAGTTTGCAGAGTGGCTAATGCAAGATTCGACAACGCAGAGAATTGGCAAAGTTGAGAGTGAAATGGTTAATATTTTAACTGCTGTCTTTGCATATGATCGTTCTGTTCTCAGCGAAACCTGCGACCGTCATGGGATTTTTCAAATTGAGATTTTAAATGAGGATActgaggatgacgatgaggatactgaggatgacgaagaggaagatgaagattatGAGGAGGATACCGAAGACGAGGAcactgaagatgaggaagaagatgatcacgatgaggaggaagatgacaaTAGTGGATTGGAACAGCAACAAGGTCGAAGAACACGATCTCCAGATACCCCGGGAAGCGACTCGGAGACACTAGTCGAGACCGTCTTTCGGCAACGTCATCTTTCAAGTCAACCCCCGCCGGAtggtcaagggcaagaagacATACCTTCCCATCGGCAAAGTTCAATTGCCCATTCGCGTCTTCCGAGCACTCCTGGTCCATCTCTGATGCTAGCGGAGAATCGTGAAAATTTGGCATCTGCGGGAGCGTCTGCCGATACACAATATGGTGTGCTTTTGGAGAGAGTTGTTACCGCAGCTCAGAGTGCAGTATTTCCTTCTCAAGGTTCTTTTGATATGAGCGACTTGCGCAATAACTTGCCCAGTCAACTCAGAGATAACACGTTTGAAAGTTTTGATGGATTGGAGATTGTCACGCGATTTCGATCTGAAAATCAGCTGGAGCGCGACAAGAAAGTCGGGGCCGCGGGCGAGCTATTC GTGTTTGAGTTACTATCTACCCTTGAATTGCCCCGTTGGAGCAATGAGAACTGGCAAAGTACAATCAGAGGCTACGTTAGGGCGCATCCCAGTTATCGCAACTTGGCTAGTTGGCGTGGCAGAGAAACCGCGGACCTGGTTTACCACGATACTGAGGGCCAATTTACCAATACTCTCATCGGCTGCGGTTATCTCAATCATGATGAATGGCATAATTCTCGACCAAAGTACTATATAGAGGTAAAAACTACTACAGGGCCACGAGAAACTCCATTCTACATGAGCAACAGCCAATATGAGCGT ATGAGGCGCACACACACGACACCAAATCGCTCAGAGATATACATGATTTTACGTGTGTTTTGGCTGAATAGCGATAATATTGGCATGTGCGTATACTTTGACCCTGAGCAATTGAGGCAAGACGGGCGGTTGTTATTCACAGCGCAAACATGGTCTGTCACGCCTAATGCGGAGTCTGAAGAATAA